The Litoreibacter ponti genome includes a window with the following:
- a CDS encoding ABC transporter ATP-binding protein, translated as MSGVEVSNLSYSYGAKQALDDVSFRVEAGKFCALLGPNGAGKSTLFNLLTRLFTSPNGRITIAGHDLNSAPRAALAQLGIVFQQTTLDLDLTVRQNLSYFAALHGIAGRDAAIRIEASLDKLDMLERAGEKARTLNGGHRRRAEIARALIHDPVVLLLDEPTVGLDAAARASITEHVHRLTDDGTTVLWATHLTDEVHEDDRLVILHQARVLADGITKEVSGDGSLQETFLTLTTTPA; from the coding sequence ATGAGCGGCGTTGAGGTCTCCAATCTGAGCTATAGCTACGGTGCCAAGCAGGCTTTGGACGACGTCAGTTTTCGTGTTGAGGCAGGCAAGTTTTGCGCTCTTTTGGGCCCGAACGGGGCGGGGAAATCTACGCTGTTCAATCTGCTGACCCGGCTGTTCACCTCGCCAAATGGCCGGATCACCATTGCTGGCCACGACCTGAATTCCGCCCCGCGCGCGGCCTTGGCTCAACTAGGGATCGTGTTTCAGCAGACGACCCTGGACCTTGATCTGACCGTTCGCCAAAACCTCAGCTACTTCGCCGCCCTTCATGGCATTGCCGGGCGGGACGCCGCCATAAGAATTGAGGCCTCGCTCGACAAGCTCGATATGCTGGAGCGGGCGGGGGAGAAGGCTCGTACGCTGAACGGGGGCCACAGGCGACGCGCCGAGATCGCCCGTGCGTTGATCCATGACCCGGTCGTCCTGTTGCTCGATGAGCCGACCGTGGGGCTTGATGCCGCCGCGCGCGCCTCCATCACCGAGCATGTGCACCGGCTGACCGATGACGGCACGACGGTCCTGTGGGCCACGCATTTGACCGACGAGGTGCACGAGGACGACCGGCTCGTGATCTTGCACCAAGCGCGCGTTCTGGCCGATGGCATCACTAAGGAGGTCAGCGGTGACGGGTCATTGCAGGAGACATTCCTCACCCTTACGACGACGCCCGCATGA